From Pseudorca crassidens isolate mPseCra1 chromosome 15, mPseCra1.hap1, whole genome shotgun sequence, one genomic window encodes:
- the GRID2IP gene encoding delphilin isoform X1, translated as MGKDQGFSRHFRIFIPKKHRARFDEVVSQGLLGKLCRARRAQGAQRLRRSRSEERPERLLVSTRASAAPRRPDEPPQRKAASLLGSRAGPGGARRTVRVYKGNKSFGFTLRGHGPVWIESVVPGSPADNASLKSGDRILFLNGLDMRNCSHDKVVSMLQGSGAMPTLVVEEGLVPFASDSDSMDSPNPSSALTSLQWVAEILPSSIRVQGRTFSQQLEHLLTPPERYGVCRALESFFQHRNIDTLIVDVYPVLDTPAKQVLWQFIYQLLTYEEQELCQEKIACFLGYTAMTAEPEPTLDLEPEPEPEPEPEPEPEPQPRSSLRASSMCRRSLRSQGLEASLSCGPSDCAEMPRPLIPGERQAGDGTSLPETPNPKMMSAVYAELESRLSSSFKGKMGTTSRSRASPPVPSMAGTEGPRTLSSVSWTSERLLPSPCYYPLCSEGLASPSSCESHPYASLDSSRAPSPQLGPGPLRSSSTSSPDPGRPPSRRKLFTFAHPVPSRDTDRFLDALSEQLGPRVTIVDDFLSPENDYEEMSFHDDQGSFVTNERSSASECISSSEEGSSLTYSSISDHIPPPPLSPPPPPPLPFHDPKPSSRTPDGPWGPAPTLAKPLTQLSHPVPPPPPPPLPPPVPCAPPMLSRGLGHRRSETSHMSVKRLRWEQVENSEGTIWGQLGEDSDYDKLSDMVKYLDLELHFGTQKPAISLPEPVPGPEPFRKKEVVEILSHKKAYNTSILLAHLKLSPAELRQVLMSMEPRRLEPAHLAQLLLFAPDADEEQRYQAFREAPGRLSEPDQFVLQMLSVPEYKTRLRSLHFQATLQEKTEEIRGSLECLRQASLELKNSRKLAKILEFVLAMGNYLNDGQPQTNKTTGFKINFLTELNSTKTVDGKSTFLHILAKSLSQHFPELLGFAQDLPTVPLAAKVNQRALTSDLADLHGTISEIQAACQSMSPTSEDKFAVVMASFLETAQPVLRALDGLQREAMEQLGKALAFFGEDSKATTSEAFFGIFAEFMSKFERALGDLQAGEGTRSSGMISPLSW; from the exons ATGGGGAAGGACCAGGGCTTCTCTCGGCACTTTCG GATCTTCATCCCCAAGAAGCACCGGGCGCGCTTCGACGAGGTGGTGTCTCAGGGTCTGCTGGGCAAGCTATGCCGCGCCCGGCGGGCGCAGGGCGCGCAGCGGCTGCGCCGGAGCCGCAGCGAGGAACGGCCGGAGCGCCTCCTGGTGTCCACGCGCGCCAGCGCCGCCCCGCGCCGCCCCGACGAGCCTCCCCAGCGCAAGGCCGCCTCTCTGCTCGGCAGCCGCGCCGGCCCCGGGGGCGCGCGCAG GACGGTCCGAGTCTACAAGGGCAACAAGAGCTTCGGCTTCACGCTTCGCGGCCACGGACCTGTCTGGATCGAGTCTGTCGTGCCTG GGAGCCCGGCTGACAATGCTTCCCTCAAATCGGGTGACCGGATCCTCTTCCTCAACGGACTAGACATGAG GAACTGCTCCCACGACAAGGTGGTGTCCATGCTGCAGGGCAGTGGTGCAATGCCCACgctggtggtggaggaggggctCGTCCCATTCGCCAGCG ACTCCGACTCGATGGATTCTCCCAACCCGTCGTCGGCGCTCACCTCCCTGCAGTGGGTGGCGGAGATCCTGCCGTCCAGCATCCGGGTGCAGGGCAGGACCTTCAGCCAGCAGCTGGAGCACCTGCTCACGCCCCCCGAGCGCTACGGGGTCTGCCGGGCCCTCGAGAGCTTCTTCCAGCACAG GAACATCGACACCCTGATCGTCGATGTCTACCCGGTGCTGGACACGCCCGCCAAGCAGGTTCTCTGGCAATTCATCTACCAGCTGCTGACTTACGAGGAGCAGGAACTCTGCCAGGAGAAAATCGCATGCTTCCTGGGCTACACAGCCATGACAG CAGAGCCAGAGCCCACACTGGACCTGGAACCCgagccggagccggagccggagccggagccAGAGCCCGAGCCCCAACCACGGAGCTCCCTGAGGGCCTCGTCCATGTGCCGCCGCAGCCTCCGGTCCCAGGGCCTGGAGGCCAGCCTCAGCTGTG GGCCCAGCGACTGCGCGGAGATGCCTCGTCCTCTGATCCCAGGCGAGCGCCAGGCGGGCGATGGTACATCCCTCCCCGAGACCCCCAACCCCAAGATG ATGTCGGCTGTCTACGCAGAGCTTGAGTCCCGGTTGAGCAGCAGCTTCAAAGGGAAGATGGGGACCACCTCCAGATCCCGTGCCTCCCCACCAGTGCCCAGCATGGCAGGCACGGAAG GACCCAGGACCCTGTCCAGCGTCTCGTGGACCAGCGAGCGgctcctgccctccccctgctACTACCCGCTGTGCTCAGAGGGCCTGGCCTCCCCCAGCAGCTGCGAGTCCCACCCCTACGCCAGCTTGGACAGTAGCAGGGCGCCCTCCCCACAGCTGGGCCCCGGGCCCCTCCGCTCCAGCAGCACCTCCAGCCCGGACCCCGGCCGCCCGCCCAGCCGCAGGAAGCTGTTCACCTTCGCCCACCCTGTGCCAAGCCGGGATACTGACCGCTTCCTGGATGCGCTGAGTGAGCAGCTGGGGCCCCGGGTCACCATCGTGGATGATTTCCTGAGCCCTGAGAATGACTACGAAGAG ATGAGCTTCCACGACGACCAGGGCAGCTTTGTCACCAATGAGAGGAGCAGTGCCAGTGAGTGCATCAGCAGCAGTGAGGAGGGCAGCTCCCTGACCTACTCCTCCATCTCTGACCacatccccccgcccccactcaGCCCCCCGCCACCGCCACCCCTGCCCTTCCATGACCCCAAGCCCAGCTCCCGCACCCCTGATGGCCCCTGGGGCCCCGCTCCGACGCTGGCCAAGCCCCTCACCCAACTCAGCCACCCAGTCCCtccaccacccccgccacccctgcccccacctgtCCCCTGTGCGCCCCCCATGCTGTCCCGGGGCCTGGGCCACCGCCGCAGTGAGACCAGCCACATGAGCGTCAAGCGCCTGCGGTGGGAGCAGGTGGAGAACTCGGAAGGCACCATCTGGGGACAG CTCGGGGAGGACTCTGACTATGATAAGCTGAGCGACATGGTGAAGTACCTCGACCTGGAGCTCCACTTTGGCACCCAGAAACCTGCTA TTTCCCTTCCAGAGCCGGTGCCCGGGCCTGAGCCCTTCAGGAAGAAGGAGGTGGTGGAGATCCTGTCCCACAAGAAGGCCTACAACACCt CCATCCTGCTGGCGCACCTGAAGCTGAGCCCGGCCGAGCTGCGGCAGGTGCTAATGAGCATGGAGCCCCGGCGCCTGGAGCCCGCGCACCTGGCGCAACTGCTGCTCTTCGCGCCAGACGCCGACGAGGAGCAGCGCTACCAGGCCTTCCGCGAGGCGCCCGGCCGCCTCAGCGAGCCCGACCAGTTCGTCCTGCAG ATGCTGTCGGTTCCCGAGTACAAGACCCGCCTGCGCAGCCTCCACTTCCAGGCCACCCTACAGGAGAAGACAGAAGAGATCCGGGGCAGCCTGGAGTGCTTGCGCCAGGCCTCCCTCGAGCTCAAGAACAGCCGGAAGCTCGCCAAGATCCTGGAG TTTGTGTTGGCTATGGGCAACTATCTCAACGATGGACAGCCCCAAACCAACAAGACCACGGGCTTCAAGATCAACTTCCTGACGGAG CTGAACTCCACCAAGACGGTGGATGGGAAGTCCACCTTCCTGCATATCCTTGCCAAATCGCTGAGCCAGCACTTCCCCGAACTCCTGGGCTTTGCTCAGGACCTGCCCACCGTGCCCCTGGCTGCCAAAG TGAACCAACGGGCCCTGACCAGTGACCTGGCTGACCTCCACGGCACCATCAGTGAGATACAGGCCGCCTGCCAGAGCATGTCCCCCACCAGCGAGGACAAGTTTGCCGTGGTCATGGCG TCCTTCCTGGAGACAGCCCAGCCGGTGCTGCGGGCGCTGGACGGGCTGCAGCGGGaggccatggagcagctgggcaaGGCGCTGGCTTTCTTCGGCGAGGATTCCAAAGCCACCACTTCCGAGGCCTTTTTCGGCATCTTTGCGGAGTTCATGAGCAAGTTCGAG cgaGCGCTCGGCGACCTGCAGGCTGGGGAGGGCACACGCAGCTCTGGGATGATTTCGCCCCTCTCCTGGTGA
- the GRID2IP gene encoding delphilin isoform X2 yields the protein MGKDQGFSRHFRIFIPKKHRARFDEVVSQGLLGKLCRARRAQGAQRLRRSRSEERPERLLVSTRASAAPRRPDEPPQRKAASLLGSRAGPGGARRTVRVYKGNKSFGFTLRGHGPVWIESVVPGSPADNASLKSGDRILFLNGLDMRNCSHDKVVSMLQGSGAMPTLVVEEGLVPFASDSDSMDSPNPSSALTSLQWVAEILPSSIRVQGRTFSQQLEHLLTPPERYGVCRALESFFQHRNIDTLIVDVYPVLDTPAKQVLWQFIYQLLTYEEQELCQEKIACFLGYTAMTAEPEPTLDLEPEPEPEPEPEPEPEPQPRSSLRASSMCRRSLRSQGLEASLSCGPSDCAEMPRPLIPGERQAGDGTSLPETPNPKMMSAVYAELESRLSSSFKGKMGTTSRSRASPPVPSMAGTEGPRTLSSVSWTSERLLPSPCYYPLCSEGLASPSSCESHPYASLDSSRAPSPQLGPGPLRSSSTSSPDPGRPPSRRKLFTFAHPVPSRDTDRFLDALSEQLGPRVTIVDDFLSPENDYEEMSFHDDQGSFVTNERSSASECISSSEEGSSLTYSSISDHIPPPPLSPPPPPPLPFHDPKPSSRTPDGPWGPAPTLAKPLTQLSHPVPPPPPPPLPPPVPCAPPMLSRGLGHRRSETSHMSVKRLRWEQVENSEGTIWGQLGEDSDYDKLSDMVKYLDLELHFGTQKPAKPVPGPEPFRKKEVVEILSHKKAYNTSILLAHLKLSPAELRQVLMSMEPRRLEPAHLAQLLLFAPDADEEQRYQAFREAPGRLSEPDQFVLQMLSVPEYKTRLRSLHFQATLQEKTEEIRGSLECLRQASLELKNSRKLAKILEFVLAMGNYLNDGQPQTNKTTGFKINFLTELNSTKTVDGKSTFLHILAKSLSQHFPELLGFAQDLPTVPLAAKVNQRALTSDLADLHGTISEIQAACQSMSPTSEDKFAVVMASFLETAQPVLRALDGLQREAMEQLGKALAFFGEDSKATTSEAFFGIFAEFMSKFERALGDLQAGEGTRSSGMISPLSW from the exons ATGGGGAAGGACCAGGGCTTCTCTCGGCACTTTCG GATCTTCATCCCCAAGAAGCACCGGGCGCGCTTCGACGAGGTGGTGTCTCAGGGTCTGCTGGGCAAGCTATGCCGCGCCCGGCGGGCGCAGGGCGCGCAGCGGCTGCGCCGGAGCCGCAGCGAGGAACGGCCGGAGCGCCTCCTGGTGTCCACGCGCGCCAGCGCCGCCCCGCGCCGCCCCGACGAGCCTCCCCAGCGCAAGGCCGCCTCTCTGCTCGGCAGCCGCGCCGGCCCCGGGGGCGCGCGCAG GACGGTCCGAGTCTACAAGGGCAACAAGAGCTTCGGCTTCACGCTTCGCGGCCACGGACCTGTCTGGATCGAGTCTGTCGTGCCTG GGAGCCCGGCTGACAATGCTTCCCTCAAATCGGGTGACCGGATCCTCTTCCTCAACGGACTAGACATGAG GAACTGCTCCCACGACAAGGTGGTGTCCATGCTGCAGGGCAGTGGTGCAATGCCCACgctggtggtggaggaggggctCGTCCCATTCGCCAGCG ACTCCGACTCGATGGATTCTCCCAACCCGTCGTCGGCGCTCACCTCCCTGCAGTGGGTGGCGGAGATCCTGCCGTCCAGCATCCGGGTGCAGGGCAGGACCTTCAGCCAGCAGCTGGAGCACCTGCTCACGCCCCCCGAGCGCTACGGGGTCTGCCGGGCCCTCGAGAGCTTCTTCCAGCACAG GAACATCGACACCCTGATCGTCGATGTCTACCCGGTGCTGGACACGCCCGCCAAGCAGGTTCTCTGGCAATTCATCTACCAGCTGCTGACTTACGAGGAGCAGGAACTCTGCCAGGAGAAAATCGCATGCTTCCTGGGCTACACAGCCATGACAG CAGAGCCAGAGCCCACACTGGACCTGGAACCCgagccggagccggagccggagccggagccAGAGCCCGAGCCCCAACCACGGAGCTCCCTGAGGGCCTCGTCCATGTGCCGCCGCAGCCTCCGGTCCCAGGGCCTGGAGGCCAGCCTCAGCTGTG GGCCCAGCGACTGCGCGGAGATGCCTCGTCCTCTGATCCCAGGCGAGCGCCAGGCGGGCGATGGTACATCCCTCCCCGAGACCCCCAACCCCAAGATG ATGTCGGCTGTCTACGCAGAGCTTGAGTCCCGGTTGAGCAGCAGCTTCAAAGGGAAGATGGGGACCACCTCCAGATCCCGTGCCTCCCCACCAGTGCCCAGCATGGCAGGCACGGAAG GACCCAGGACCCTGTCCAGCGTCTCGTGGACCAGCGAGCGgctcctgccctccccctgctACTACCCGCTGTGCTCAGAGGGCCTGGCCTCCCCCAGCAGCTGCGAGTCCCACCCCTACGCCAGCTTGGACAGTAGCAGGGCGCCCTCCCCACAGCTGGGCCCCGGGCCCCTCCGCTCCAGCAGCACCTCCAGCCCGGACCCCGGCCGCCCGCCCAGCCGCAGGAAGCTGTTCACCTTCGCCCACCCTGTGCCAAGCCGGGATACTGACCGCTTCCTGGATGCGCTGAGTGAGCAGCTGGGGCCCCGGGTCACCATCGTGGATGATTTCCTGAGCCCTGAGAATGACTACGAAGAG ATGAGCTTCCACGACGACCAGGGCAGCTTTGTCACCAATGAGAGGAGCAGTGCCAGTGAGTGCATCAGCAGCAGTGAGGAGGGCAGCTCCCTGACCTACTCCTCCATCTCTGACCacatccccccgcccccactcaGCCCCCCGCCACCGCCACCCCTGCCCTTCCATGACCCCAAGCCCAGCTCCCGCACCCCTGATGGCCCCTGGGGCCCCGCTCCGACGCTGGCCAAGCCCCTCACCCAACTCAGCCACCCAGTCCCtccaccacccccgccacccctgcccccacctgtCCCCTGTGCGCCCCCCATGCTGTCCCGGGGCCTGGGCCACCGCCGCAGTGAGACCAGCCACATGAGCGTCAAGCGCCTGCGGTGGGAGCAGGTGGAGAACTCGGAAGGCACCATCTGGGGACAG CTCGGGGAGGACTCTGACTATGATAAGCTGAGCGACATGGTGAAGTACCTCGACCTGGAGCTCCACTTTGGCACCCAGAAACCTGCTA AGCCGGTGCCCGGGCCTGAGCCCTTCAGGAAGAAGGAGGTGGTGGAGATCCTGTCCCACAAGAAGGCCTACAACACCt CCATCCTGCTGGCGCACCTGAAGCTGAGCCCGGCCGAGCTGCGGCAGGTGCTAATGAGCATGGAGCCCCGGCGCCTGGAGCCCGCGCACCTGGCGCAACTGCTGCTCTTCGCGCCAGACGCCGACGAGGAGCAGCGCTACCAGGCCTTCCGCGAGGCGCCCGGCCGCCTCAGCGAGCCCGACCAGTTCGTCCTGCAG ATGCTGTCGGTTCCCGAGTACAAGACCCGCCTGCGCAGCCTCCACTTCCAGGCCACCCTACAGGAGAAGACAGAAGAGATCCGGGGCAGCCTGGAGTGCTTGCGCCAGGCCTCCCTCGAGCTCAAGAACAGCCGGAAGCTCGCCAAGATCCTGGAG TTTGTGTTGGCTATGGGCAACTATCTCAACGATGGACAGCCCCAAACCAACAAGACCACGGGCTTCAAGATCAACTTCCTGACGGAG CTGAACTCCACCAAGACGGTGGATGGGAAGTCCACCTTCCTGCATATCCTTGCCAAATCGCTGAGCCAGCACTTCCCCGAACTCCTGGGCTTTGCTCAGGACCTGCCCACCGTGCCCCTGGCTGCCAAAG TGAACCAACGGGCCCTGACCAGTGACCTGGCTGACCTCCACGGCACCATCAGTGAGATACAGGCCGCCTGCCAGAGCATGTCCCCCACCAGCGAGGACAAGTTTGCCGTGGTCATGGCG TCCTTCCTGGAGACAGCCCAGCCGGTGCTGCGGGCGCTGGACGGGCTGCAGCGGGaggccatggagcagctgggcaaGGCGCTGGCTTTCTTCGGCGAGGATTCCAAAGCCACCACTTCCGAGGCCTTTTTCGGCATCTTTGCGGAGTTCATGAGCAAGTTCGAG cgaGCGCTCGGCGACCTGCAGGCTGGGGAGGGCACACGCAGCTCTGGGATGATTTCGCCCCTCTCCTGGTGA